A genomic stretch from Deinococcus aquiradiocola includes:
- the tal gene encoding transaldolase, whose protein sequence is MNKLEQLREMSVVVADTGDIEAIRKFQPRDCTTNPSLILKAAQLPGYASLVRELLDAAPKDGDPEAVLDRLTVRIGTELTKIVPGDVSTEVDARLSFDKDAMVAKARHLIKLYEEQGVGKDRILIKLATTWEGVQAAKELLKDGIRCNLTLVFSLEQAVACAQAGVFLISPFVGRITDWYKKAQGVESFPISEDPGVQSVRKIYAHFKAHGYQTVVMGASFRSAAQVEALAGCDRLTVSPQLLADLAADEGTLERQLNPSEGHEQESELTEAQFRWALAANPMANEKLAEGIVAFHNDTEKLRALLANF, encoded by the coding sequence ATGAACAAACTCGAACAGCTGCGCGAGATGTCCGTCGTCGTCGCCGACACCGGCGACATCGAAGCCATCCGCAAGTTCCAGCCCCGCGACTGCACCACCAACCCCTCCCTCATCCTCAAGGCCGCGCAGCTGCCCGGCTACGCCTCCCTCGTCCGCGAACTCCTCGACGCGGCCCCCAAGGACGGCGACCCGGAAGCGGTCCTCGACAGGCTGACCGTCCGCATCGGCACGGAGCTCACCAAGATCGTGCCCGGCGACGTCTCCACCGAAGTGGACGCCCGCCTGTCCTTCGACAAGGACGCCATGGTCGCCAAGGCCCGCCACCTCATCAAACTGTACGAGGAGCAGGGCGTCGGCAAGGACCGCATCCTCATCAAGCTCGCCACCACCTGGGAAGGCGTGCAGGCGGCCAAGGAGCTCCTCAAGGACGGCATCCGCTGCAACCTCACGCTGGTCTTCAGCCTCGAACAGGCCGTCGCGTGCGCCCAGGCGGGCGTGTTCCTGATCTCGCCCTTCGTGGGCCGCATCACCGACTGGTACAAGAAGGCGCAGGGCGTCGAGAGCTTCCCGATCAGCGAGGACCCCGGCGTGCAGTCTGTCCGCAAGATCTACGCGCACTTTAAGGCGCACGGCTACCAGACGGTCGTGATGGGCGCGTCCTTCCGCAGTGCCGCGCAGGTCGAAGCGCTCGCCGGCTGCGACCGCCTCACCGTCAGCCCGCAGCTCCTCGCGGACCTCGCCGCCGACGAAGGCACCCTGGAACGCCAGCTGAACCCCAGCGAAGGCCACGAGCAGGAAAGCGAACTGACCGAAGCGCAGTTCCGCTGGGCGCTCGCCGCGAACCCCATGGCGAACGAGAAGCTCGCCGAGGGCATCGTCGCGTTCCACAACGACACCGAGAAGCTGCGCGCCCTGCTCGCCAACTTCTGA
- a CDS encoding alpha/beta fold hydrolase gives MEAQTLTERDLTLPDGRTLHVYDTGGQDARLTVLWHHGTPNVGRPPEPLRALSGTLGVRWVSFDRPGYGSSTRHPGRDLASVAADASHVLDALGVQRFAAMGHSGGGPHALACAAWMGAARMGERVSGVACLAPLAPYGALGLDWFAGMWPSGVAALEAALAGRDVKERFEASDPPFDPQMFTPADHAALQGEWAWLNTVVGPAMLNGPGGLVDDDLAYVSPWGFTPDRVTAPTLLAHGTDDRVVPASHSEWLARHLPRAELRLRPGDGHLSVLHGAADALTWLTEQV, from the coding sequence ATGGAAGCACAGACGCTGACCGAACGCGACCTGACCCTCCCGGACGGCCGCACCCTGCACGTCTACGACACGGGCGGGCAGGACGCGCGCCTCACCGTGCTGTGGCATCACGGCACGCCGAACGTCGGCCGCCCCCCGGAACCGCTGCGGGCGCTGTCCGGCACGCTCGGGGTGCGGTGGGTGTCCTTCGACCGGCCCGGGTACGGGTCGTCCACCCGGCATCCCGGCCGCGACCTCGCCAGTGTCGCGGCCGACGCCTCGCACGTGCTGGACGCGCTCGGCGTGCAGAGGTTCGCGGCTATGGGGCACTCCGGGGGCGGACCGCACGCGCTCGCCTGCGCAGCCTGGATGGGAGCAGCCCGGATGGGGGAGAGGGTAAGCGGCGTGGCGTGCCTCGCCCCGCTCGCTCCGTACGGGGCGCTGGGCCTCGACTGGTTTGCGGGCATGTGGCCGTCCGGCGTGGCGGCCCTGGAGGCCGCGCTGGCCGGACGGGACGTGAAGGAACGCTTCGAGGCGAGCGACCCGCCCTTCGATCCGCAGATGTTCACGCCTGCCGACCATGCGGCCCTGCAGGGGGAGTGGGCGTGGCTGAACACGGTGGTGGGTCCGGCCATGCTGAACGGTCCTGGCGGGCTGGTGGACGACGACCTCGCGTACGTGTCTCCGTGGGGCTTCACGCCCGACCGGGTGACGGCGCCCACGCTGCTCGCGCACGGCACGGACGACCGCGTGGTGCCCGCCAGTCACAGCGAATGGCTGGCGCGCCATCTGCCGCGCGCCGAACTGCGCCTGCGGCCCGGCGACGGGCACCTGTCGGTCCTGCACGGTGCCGCGGACGCCCTGACGTGGCTCACCGAACAGGTGTAA
- a CDS encoding methylmalonyl-CoA mutase family protein, producing MNKNEWMHSVYAPAARTFPERKYNFSTLSNQTPDPLYTADDLHDWDPQRDLGHPGEFPYTRGVQPSMYRGRLWTMRMFAGFGSAEQTNERFHALLRAGQTGLSTAFDLPTLMGYDADHPFSRGEVGKCGVAVSSLADMERLFQGIDPTRVTTSMTINSPANAIWAMYIANAQKQGHDLAQLGGTLQNDILKEFIAQKEFIYPPAPSVRLVIDTFEWGPRHVPKWNFISVSGYHIREAGATAVQELAFTLADGFHYVEKALERGLDIDEFAPRISFFWDVHNDFFEEIAKFRAARRIWARQMRDRYGAKNPRSLMLRTHAQTAGVSLPAQQPLNNIARVAIQALAAVLGGTQSLHTDAYDEALALPTEEAATIALRTQQIIAYETGVAGIVDPLAGSYYVESLTNDIEAAALGYIEQIRAMGGVEAGIDSGFFQAEMAEAAFRYQREVERRERIVVGVNDYVQDAVQVPIQLIDPAVEVQQAERLAQVRRERDPQRHAQALAALHDAAVQGRNTMPAFLECAHAYATLGEQMDVLRKVFGEYVETAVM from the coding sequence ATGAACAAGAACGAATGGATGCACAGCGTCTACGCGCCCGCCGCCCGTACCTTCCCGGAACGCAAGTACAACTTCAGCACCCTCAGCAACCAGACCCCCGACCCCCTCTACACCGCCGACGACCTGCACGACTGGGACCCGCAGCGTGACCTCGGCCACCCCGGCGAGTTCCCGTACACGCGCGGCGTGCAGCCCAGCATGTACCGCGGCCGACTGTGGACCATGCGCATGTTCGCGGGCTTCGGCAGTGCCGAACAGACCAACGAACGCTTCCACGCCCTGCTGCGCGCCGGCCAGACCGGCCTCAGCACCGCCTTCGACCTCCCCACCCTGATGGGGTACGACGCTGACCATCCCTTCAGCCGCGGCGAGGTCGGCAAGTGCGGCGTGGCCGTCAGCAGCCTCGCCGACATGGAACGCCTCTTCCAGGGCATCGACCCGACCCGCGTCACCACCAGCATGACCATCAACAGCCCCGCCAACGCCATCTGGGCCATGTACATCGCCAACGCCCAGAAGCAGGGCCACGACCTCGCCCAGCTCGGTGGGACCCTCCAGAACGACATCCTCAAGGAATTCATCGCGCAGAAGGAATTCATCTACCCGCCCGCCCCCAGCGTCCGCCTCGTCATCGACACCTTCGAATGGGGTCCCCGCCACGTCCCGAAATGGAACTTCATCAGCGTGAGCGGCTACCACATCCGCGAGGCGGGCGCGACCGCCGTGCAGGAACTCGCCTTCACGCTCGCGGACGGCTTCCACTACGTCGAGAAGGCCCTGGAACGCGGCCTCGACATCGACGAGTTCGCGCCACGCATCAGCTTCTTCTGGGACGTCCACAACGACTTCTTCGAGGAGATCGCCAAATTCCGCGCCGCGAGACGCATCTGGGCGCGCCAGATGCGCGACCGCTACGGCGCGAAGAACCCCCGCAGCCTCATGCTCCGCACGCACGCGCAGACGGCCGGCGTGAGCCTCCCCGCACAGCAGCCGCTCAACAACATCGCCCGCGTCGCCATCCAGGCCCTCGCGGCCGTGCTGGGCGGCACGCAGAGCCTCCACACCGATGCGTACGACGAGGCGCTCGCCCTGCCGACCGAGGAGGCCGCCACCATCGCCCTGCGCACCCAGCAGATCATCGCGTACGAGACGGGCGTCGCGGGCATCGTGGACCCCCTCGCGGGCAGTTACTACGTCGAGTCCCTCACCAACGACATCGAGGCGGCCGCGTTGGGGTACATCGAGCAGATCCGCGCGATGGGCGGCGTGGAGGCCGGCATCGACTCCGGGTTCTTCCAGGCGGAGATGGCCGAGGCCGCCTTCCGCTACCAGCGGGAAGTGGAGCGCCGCGAACGCATCGTGGTCGGCGTGAACGACTACGTGCAGGACGCCGTGCAGGTCCCCATCCAGCTCATCGATCCGGCGGTGGAGGTCCAGCAGGCCGAACGGCTCGCGCAGGTGCGCCGCGAACGCGACCCGCAGCGGCACGCGCAGGCCCTCGCGGCCCTCCATGACGCGGCCGTGCAGGGCCGCAACACCATGCCCGCCTTCCTGGAGTGCGCGCACGCCTACGCCACCCTCGGTGAGCAGATGGACGTGCTGCGCAAGGTGTTCGGCGAGTACGTCGAGACCGCCGTCATGTGA
- a CDS encoding cobalamin B12-binding domain-containing protein, producing MPERRIRVLIAKPGMDGHDRGAKIVARALRDAGMEVVYTGLRQTAEMIVNAAVQEDVDAIGVSVLSGAHMGYFRDIMTLLRERDAQDILVFGGGIIPDQDLPVLAELGVGQVFTPGASTEDAAEYLRREVAARWAQQ from the coding sequence ATGCCGGAGCGCCGCATCCGGGTCCTGATCGCGAAGCCCGGCATGGACGGGCACGACCGGGGCGCGAAGATCGTCGCGCGCGCCCTGCGGGACGCGGGCATGGAGGTGGTGTACACCGGCCTGCGCCAGACGGCGGAGATGATCGTGAACGCCGCCGTGCAGGAGGACGTGGACGCCATCGGGGTGAGCGTGCTGTCCGGCGCGCACATGGGGTATTTCCGGGACATCATGACGCTGCTGCGCGAGCGGGACGCGCAGGACATCCTGGTGTTCGGTGGGGGCATCATCCCGGATCAGGACCTTCCCGTCCTGGCGGAACTGGGGGTGGGGCAGGTGTTCACGCCCGGCGCGAGCACCGAGGACGCCGCCGAGTACCTGCGGCGCGAGGTCGCGGCCCGCTGGGCGCAGCAGTAG
- the meaB gene encoding methylmalonyl Co-A mutase-associated GTPase MeaB, whose product MTRDGDTPAVPDRAASLLARYAAGDVRALSRGITLAESGGPDAQAFLQGVRARTHAHPRPVVIGLTGSPGSGKSTLASALVTALRARGVTVGVLAVDPSSPFSGGAILGDRIRMLAHHADPGVFVRSLASRGALGGLSARSMQVLSVMEGFGFGVLLLETVGVGQSELDIAALADHTVLVLTPAGGDGVQAFKAGIMEVADILVVNKADLPGADRLARELRAAQLLGPHDEHTFFPPVVQTVASTASGLDALLDAVDAHRAHLGEAGLRGQRLERARFEVRSVIQAHALALARGAGAGLLERVASGDLSADDVARTLLAGRVTP is encoded by the coding sequence GTGACCCGGGACGGCGACACTCCCGCCGTGCCGGACCGCGCGGCCAGCCTGCTGGCACGGTACGCGGCGGGCGACGTGCGCGCCCTGTCGCGCGGCATCACGCTCGCCGAGTCGGGCGGGCCGGACGCGCAGGCGTTCCTGCAGGGCGTCCGGGCCCGGACGCACGCCCACCCGAGGCCCGTGGTGATCGGCCTGACCGGCAGTCCCGGCAGCGGCAAGAGCACCCTCGCATCGGCGCTCGTCACGGCCCTGCGCGCGCGCGGCGTGACGGTGGGCGTGCTGGCCGTCGATCCCAGCAGTCCCTTCAGCGGCGGCGCGATCCTGGGGGACCGCATCCGCATGCTCGCCCACCACGCCGACCCGGGCGTGTTCGTGCGCTCCCTCGCGTCGCGCGGGGCGCTCGGCGGCCTGTCCGCGCGCAGCATGCAGGTCCTGAGCGTCATGGAGGGCTTCGGCTTCGGAGTGCTGCTGCTGGAAACGGTCGGCGTGGGGCAGAGCGAACTGGACATCGCGGCGCTGGCGGACCACACGGTCCTCGTGCTCACGCCTGCCGGGGGGGACGGCGTGCAGGCCTTCAAGGCGGGCATCATGGAGGTCGCGGACATCCTCGTCGTCAACAAGGCCGACCTGCCCGGCGCGGACCGGCTCGCGCGGGAACTGCGCGCCGCGCAGCTGCTCGGTCCGCACGACGAGCACACCTTCTTCCCGCCGGTCGTGCAGACGGTCGCCAGCACCGCCAGCGGCCTGGACGCCCTGCTGGACGCGGTGGACGCGCACCGCGCGCACCTGGGTGAGGCCGGGCTGCGCGGGCAGCGGCTCGAACGGGCACGCTTCGAGGTGCGTTCCGTGATCCAGGCCCACGCGCTCGCCCTGGCCCGAGGGGCGGGCGCTGGCCTGCTGGAGCGCGTCGCGTCCGGGGACCTCAGCGCCGACGACGTGGCCCGCACCCTGCTCGCCGGCCGCGTCACCCCCTGA
- a CDS encoding AMP-binding protein, with amino-acid sequence MTEPAPTALPLTREQSVANFRAALNTVLTHREDYAAQRAAFTWPRLGLFNWADDVFRPLAQATPDAPALIWDTGRWTYGELEGRANRVGRVLQGGGVRPGERVLLMVGGVPDLWAVLIACIRIGAVVIPATTLLSPEDLQDRLSRGEVRHVVAEAGETPKFAGLSGFTRFVLGRPAPDWTAPGWTDLQGEAEGAPGGPLAGHATLATDPLLLYFTSGTTSRPKLVTHTHQSYPAGHLSTLAWLGLRPGDVHWNISSPGWAKHAWSNFFVPLTVGAAVVVNSDRFDARATLERVVKLGVTSLCAPPTVWRMLIQQPLAAYRGALRTALGAGEPLNPEVIEVVQRAWGITIRDGYGQTETTAQVGNTPGQPVRAGSMGRPLPGYRVALVGPDGQEGDEGELSLDLRERPLGLMVGYAGDPERTRAALGGTYYGTGDVVRRDPDGYLYYVGRTDDVFKSADYRISPFELESLLIEHPLVAEAAVVPSPHPERLSVPKAYVVTVEGTVPSRDLAADILAFARARLAPFKRVRRLEFADLPKTISGKIRRVELRAHAATLVRGELEFWEEDFAAGGPGIPEGRDG; translated from the coding sequence ATGACTGAGCCTGCCCCCACCGCCTTGCCGCTCACCCGCGAGCAGAGCGTGGCGAACTTCCGCGCCGCCCTGAACACCGTCCTGACGCACCGCGAGGACTACGCCGCGCAGCGGGCCGCCTTCACGTGGCCCCGACTCGGGCTGTTCAACTGGGCGGACGACGTGTTCCGCCCGCTCGCGCAGGCCACGCCGGACGCCCCCGCCCTGATCTGGGACACGGGCCGCTGGACGTACGGTGAGCTGGAGGGCCGCGCGAACCGCGTGGGCCGCGTCCTGCAGGGGGGCGGCGTGCGGCCCGGCGAGCGCGTCCTGCTGATGGTGGGCGGCGTTCCGGACCTGTGGGCCGTGCTGATCGCCTGCATCCGTATCGGGGCGGTCGTCATCCCGGCCACCACGCTGCTGTCCCCGGAGGACCTGCAGGACCGCCTGTCGCGCGGCGAGGTGCGGCACGTGGTGGCCGAAGCAGGCGAAACCCCGAAATTCGCCGGGCTGAGCGGCTTCACCCGCTTCGTGCTCGGGCGGCCTGCGCCCGACTGGACTGCGCCCGGCTGGACGGACCTGCAGGGCGAGGCGGAAGGCGCGCCGGGCGGGCCGCTCGCGGGGCACGCGACCCTCGCGACGGACCCGCTGCTGCTGTACTTCACGAGCGGCACCACCAGCCGCCCGAAACTCGTGACGCACACGCACCAGAGCTACCCAGCCGGGCACCTCAGCACGCTCGCGTGGCTGGGCCTGCGTCCGGGCGACGTGCACTGGAACATCAGCTCGCCCGGCTGGGCGAAACACGCGTGGAGCAACTTCTTCGTGCCGCTCACGGTGGGCGCGGCCGTCGTCGTGAACAGTGACCGTTTCGACGCGCGCGCCACGCTGGAACGGGTCGTGAAGCTCGGCGTGACGAGCCTGTGCGCGCCGCCCACCGTGTGGCGCATGCTGATCCAGCAGCCGCTCGCGGCGTACCGGGGCGCGCTCCGTACGGCGCTCGGGGCGGGCGAGCCGCTCAACCCGGAGGTGATCGAGGTGGTGCAGCGCGCGTGGGGCATCACCATCCGCGACGGGTACGGGCAGACGGAGACGACCGCGCAGGTGGGGAACACGCCGGGCCAGCCGGTCCGGGCGGGCAGCATGGGCCGCCCGCTGCCCGGGTACCGGGTGGCGCTCGTCGGGCCGGACGGACAGGAGGGCGACGAGGGCGAACTGAGCCTCGACCTGCGCGAGCGGCCGCTCGGCCTGATGGTCGGTTACGCGGGCGACCCGGAACGCACGCGCGCCGCGCTGGGCGGCACGTACTACGGGACGGGCGACGTGGTGCGCCGCGACCCGGACGGGTACCTGTACTACGTGGGCCGCACCGACGACGTCTTCAAGAGCGCCGACTACCGCATCAGTCCCTTCGAACTGGAGAGCCTCCTGATCGAACACCCGCTCGTCGCGGAGGCGGCCGTGGTCCCCAGCCCCCACCCGGAGCGCCTCAGCGTCCCGAAGGCGTACGTGGTGACGGTCGAGGGCACCGTGCCGTCCCGTGACCTCGCGGCGGACATCCTGGCGTTCGCGCGCGCGCGGCTCGCGCCGTTCAAACGCGTGCGCCGCCTGGAGTTCGCGGACCTCCCCAAGACCATCAGCGGCAAGATCCGCCGGGTGGAGCTGCGGGCGCACGCGGCGACCCTCGTGCGCGGCGAACTGGAGTTCTGGGAGGAGGACTTCGCGGCGGGCGGTCCGGGCATTCCGGAGGGGCGGGACGGCTGA
- a CDS encoding alpha/beta fold hydrolase yields the protein MSTSYRLGEHHVTDRTFRVPLDHADPTGPHIEVFAREIAAPDGPDRPYLVYFQGGPGYEAARPVSLPEWINRALRDYRVLLLDQRGTGRSTPVGTLPGLDPHAQAGYLTHFRADAIVRDAEFIRQDLGVDRWSVLGQSFGGFCVVTYLSFHPHALREAFITGGLPPLGHTADDVYRATYARVAARNAQLLERYPHLQARVQDIHDRLTRAPLTLPSGDPLTPQRFRQLGQGLGMGSGLERLHFLLDHPYGSPAFLHDVDAEFPYDRNPLYAALHEACYADGTATRWAAERTLPADFPPTAFTGEMVYPWMFEDSAALRPLAQAADLLARHVWPRLYDEAALQRNTVPVAALVYAEDMYVERRYSEETAAGIGNLRLWLTNEYQHDGLHADGERVLGRLIRMARTPR from the coding sequence ATGAGCACCTCCTACCGCCTCGGCGAGCACCACGTCACCGACCGCACCTTCCGCGTGCCGCTCGACCACGCCGACCCCACCGGACCGCACATCGAGGTCTTCGCGCGCGAGATCGCCGCGCCGGACGGCCCGGACAGGCCGTACCTCGTGTACTTCCAGGGCGGCCCCGGCTACGAGGCCGCGCGCCCCGTCTCGCTCCCCGAATGGATCAACCGCGCCCTGCGCGACTACCGCGTCCTGCTGCTCGACCAGCGCGGCACCGGCCGCAGCACGCCCGTCGGCACGCTGCCCGGCCTCGACCCGCACGCGCAGGCCGGGTACCTGACGCACTTCCGTGCGGACGCCATCGTCCGCGACGCCGAATTCATCCGTCAGGACCTCGGTGTGGACCGCTGGAGCGTGCTCGGTCAGAGCTTCGGCGGGTTCTGCGTCGTCACGTACCTGTCCTTCCACCCGCACGCGCTGCGCGAGGCCTTCATCACGGGCGGCCTCCCCCCACTCGGCCACACGGCCGACGACGTGTACCGCGCCACGTACGCGCGCGTCGCGGCCCGCAACGCCCAGCTGCTGGAACGCTACCCGCACCTGCAGGCCCGCGTGCAGGACATCCACGACCGTCTGACGCGCGCGCCCCTCACCCTGCCGTCCGGCGACCCGCTCACCCCGCAGCGCTTCCGGCAGCTCGGGCAGGGCCTCGGCATGGGCAGCGGCCTGGAGCGCCTGCACTTCCTGCTCGACCACCCCTACGGCTCACCCGCCTTCCTGCACGACGTGGACGCCGAATTCCCGTACGACCGCAACCCCCTGTACGCCGCGCTGCACGAGGCCTGCTACGCCGACGGGACCGCGACCCGCTGGGCCGCCGAGCGCACCCTGCCCGCCGACTTCCCGCCCACCGCCTTCACGGGCGAGATGGTGTACCCGTGGATGTTCGAGGACTCCGCAGCGCTGCGTCCCCTCGCGCAGGCAGCGGACCTGCTCGCCCGGCACGTCTGGCCGCGCCTGTACGACGAGGCGGCCCTGCAGCGCAACACCGTGCCCGTCGCGGCCCTCGTGTACGCCGAGGACATGTACGTCGAGCGCCGCTACTCCGAGGAGACGGCCGCAGGGATCGGGAACCTGCGCCTGTGGCTGACGAACGAGTACCAGCACGACGGCCTGCACGCGGACGGCGAGCGCGTCCTCGGACGCCTGATCCGGATGGCCCGCACCCCCAGGTGA
- the aceB gene encoding malate synthase A, whose translation MTAHTPDTGLIIHAPLTPEYETVLTPDAVAFLTGLHRTFDARRRELLAARTERQARLDAGEALDFLPGTASVRAGDWQVAPLPQDLQDRRVEITGPVDRKMIINALNSGARMFMADFEDASSPTWDNCLAGQINLRDAVRRTISLEQNGKSYRLNDRTAVLLVRPRGWHLPEKHVTVDGETMSGSLFDFGLYFFHNAAELLRRGSGPYFYLPKLESHLEARLWNDVFVHAQDALGIPQGSVRATVLIETIVAAFEMDEILYELRDHSAGLNCGRWDYIFSYIKKFREDATRILPDRARVTMAVPMMENYSKLAIQTCHRRGAPAIGGMSAFIPVKNDEAANERAFAQVRADKEREARNGHDGTWVAHPGMVALATEVFDALMPTPNQIGSGKQADVHVTAADLLTPPEETVTETGVRTNINVGVQYLAAWLRGSGAVPIHNLMEDAATAEISRAQLWQWLHHHVTLDDGRTLTQELMDDLFADELRKLGDGYAQAGPLFRRVATESPLVDFLTLPGYDALA comes from the coding sequence ATGACCGCGCACACCCCCGACACCGGCCTCATCATCCACGCTCCCCTCACACCCGAGTACGAGACCGTCCTCACCCCGGACGCCGTCGCCTTCCTGACCGGACTGCACCGCACCTTCGACGCGCGCCGCCGCGAACTGCTCGCCGCGCGCACCGAACGCCAGGCGCGCCTCGACGCGGGCGAGGCGCTCGACTTCCTGCCCGGCACCGCCAGCGTCCGCGCGGGCGACTGGCAGGTCGCGCCGCTCCCGCAGGACCTGCAGGACCGCCGCGTGGAAATCACCGGGCCCGTCGACCGCAAGATGATCATCAACGCCCTCAACAGCGGCGCGCGCATGTTCATGGCCGACTTCGAGGACGCCTCCTCCCCCACCTGGGACAACTGCCTCGCCGGGCAGATCAACCTCCGTGACGCCGTGCGCCGCACCATCAGTCTCGAACAGAACGGCAAGAGCTACCGCCTGAACGACCGCACCGCCGTTCTCCTCGTCCGCCCGCGCGGCTGGCACCTCCCCGAGAAGCACGTCACGGTGGACGGCGAGACCATGTCCGGGTCCCTCTTCGACTTCGGCCTGTACTTCTTCCACAACGCCGCGGAACTCCTCCGGCGCGGCAGCGGCCCATACTTCTACCTCCCGAAACTCGAATCGCACCTCGAAGCGCGCCTGTGGAACGACGTGTTCGTGCACGCCCAGGACGCCCTGGGCATCCCGCAGGGCAGCGTCCGCGCCACCGTCCTCATCGAGACCATCGTGGCCGCCTTCGAGATGGACGAGATCCTGTACGAACTGCGCGACCACTCCGCCGGCCTGAACTGCGGCCGCTGGGACTACATCTTCAGCTACATCAAGAAGTTCCGCGAGGACGCCACCCGCATCCTGCCGGACCGGGCGCGCGTCACGATGGCCGTCCCCATGATGGAGAACTACAGCAAGCTCGCCATCCAGACGTGCCACAGACGCGGCGCGCCCGCCATCGGCGGGATGAGCGCCTTCATTCCCGTCAAGAACGACGAGGCCGCCAACGAACGCGCCTTCGCGCAGGTGCGCGCCGACAAGGAACGCGAGGCCCGCAACGGCCACGACGGCACCTGGGTCGCGCATCCCGGCATGGTCGCCCTCGCCACGGAGGTCTTCGACGCGCTGATGCCCACCCCGAACCAGATCGGGAGCGGCAAGCAGGCGGACGTGCACGTCACCGCCGCCGACCTGCTCACGCCGCCCGAGGAGACAGTCACCGAGACGGGCGTCCGCACGAACATCAACGTCGGCGTGCAGTACCTCGCCGCGTGGCTGCGCGGCAGCGGGGCCGTCCCCATCCACAACCTGATGGAGGACGCCGCCACCGCCGAGATCAGCCGCGCGCAGCTGTGGCAGTGGCTGCACCACCACGTCACCCTCGACGACGGCCGCACCCTCACGCAGGAGCTGATGGACGACCTGTTCGCCGACGAACTCCGCAAGCTCGGCGACGGGTACGCGCAGGCCGGCCCGCTCTTCAGGCGCGTCGCGACCGAGTCGCCGCTCGTAGATTTCCTGACGCTTCCCGGGTACGACGCGCTCGCCTGA